AACCAGATGGGAGAATACTgaggaaaatattaaaaaccaaTCGCACATGCTTCGgttagtaagtatatctaagATAGAAAACTTCACGAAGCGTTAGTATCTGATATACTTATCCACTTCATATCGCCAATAACCAGGAAGGTGGTTTACTGTACACCACATATGTAGAACAAAGGATTTCTATCCTATCCTGTGCACATACAAATGTTCTTTTGGTTGAAAAGATGTGCATACAATAAAAGTATCCCATATAGCCATtacatgtatatatttaaagtacaATTAAAAAgcagtatttgtattttgtacgATATAAGtacgtaaataaattaaagatttgAATAAAGACAATAATATGTATTTGAGTACatgataattttttttttcagttactaatttttttgtttcgaaTGGTCAACTGCTGTACAAAACTCAAGGTAAGGTACAATATATGTAATGTATTTATAACTCAAGCGCACTTAGGCCAAACAGAACTGTTTCGTAGCATTTAATCTACGACCAAATAGaatgattattaaatacaaacttTGTTGAATTTTATCTTACAACtaactaattgaatttttttttcgatttttttttgtttttgcttttttaatttttttgttgttcttcttgttataagttatttttagtttcaaGGGCCTAATGAATAATGGGGGCTGGATGCTCAGAGCGACCCTGCTACATGCGGCATGACAGACAGCGCCTGGGGCGTGCGTTGGGGGCGGAACGGCCTGCTGCAGcgattttgtttgtaattacTAAACGTATGCgtagataatatatataataattgtaataattaagactacatatttaaattaattgcaattaaaaaaagcaaagggGGAGAGCTAAAGTTAACAAGCAATTCATATTTCctgtttttgggtttttctaattttgccattttttttttgttttttctttttttgtagtttttagttctttcttttttgtttttgtttttttttttcttttcctttttttatgaAGACCctagtcttttgttttttatatttttttcttgtttgtttgtttgctttgtttaaaCCGTGATGTCACATGCAGCAGGCGGGGTTTGTTCCGCCCACGCATATAACGCTGCGGTGCCACGTAGAACGTGCTCACTGAAAATAGTTGTAGAAGCCCGTGGTTGCTTGTCCCAATTCACGTATGGCTGCAAATGGATCCTTTTCTAACATATCATTGGTTGGTTGAGATGATTTTGATGCATGTAGCGACCGTGCCGGATTCATTGtagattgctgctgctgttgttgttgatgtgctgctgctgcttgcggTCCTTGACTTAGCACTGCCGCATATGTGGTTGCCGAAGACTGCTGATGATTGGCCGCATCTGTGGCGGACTGTACCGTCTGTGGCGGCACAGCAAACAAGTCCAATTCATGGCCACCCTTCAACTGATTGTAGTTATTGTACAACAAGCCGTGAGCATGGTCTGACTTGTTCGAATGATCGCCGACCACATTGTTGGCTTGAAACAAGGCCTCAATCAAATTGGTGCCAGTGTCCAAGCCGGCAAACAGTCCCGGCATATTGTTGTAGCTGTTATTACCATTGCCGGTCATTGCCTGGCGTCGATAGAGCGGCACCGAGCTGGCATTGTTGTGCAGaccgttgctgttgtgttgacCGCCATTGTTGGGGTTATTAAAGTTGCTGTACTTGTCGTTGAGCAAAGCGTTGTTggctaataaaaaaataatgtgtaAGTATCGCATTACAATATTGTTTATATGAGGGCTGCAAACTGCTTGCGTTTAAGACAATATCattgtattagtattagtaacCGCATTGgttaaatctttaaaatgtataaacaacaaattaaaaagattgATTGGGAACTCAATTTATCTTTTCGACGATTTGCAACCTTGTTATATAACGTTTACTTACCATTGCCCATGAAATTGGGAACACCagcgctgttgctgttggcagaCGGATGAACAACACCTGGCGCTGGTCCTCCCATGTGGTTGGCATACAGATTCTGTGGCTGCGGTGGCCCCTGACTTGGCGGCGCATGTTTGGCCAATGGCAAGGCTGATTGTTGTGCCTGTTGTTGGCCCTGCATCATGGCAAAGAGGCgactttgctgttgctgctgctgttgttgttgttgttgctgctgctgttgttgttgctgctgctgttgttgttgttgctggtgttgatGTTGCAACTCGCTACCATTTAACATGCCATTGACGAGGGGAATACCACCCGAGCCCGCTGTTGCCGCCGTTATGCCCACCATGCCGAGCACATCGCGCAGAATAGGCTGCGCAACATCATTGGCGCCATTCATAATCGAATTAAACACAAGATCAATTTGCTGATTAAAGTTATCCAACGGCGGGGACGATTCCACTGGCTGCTGGTTCTGCGCCTGTGCCGGTGTCGAGTACATCATTGGATATTGTGGCCGCTGTGGCTGCGGTCCCATGACAGCATGTGGATTCGACAACATTTGCGGCCCTGGTGCCGTCGGTGGTTGTGGCTTCGGTCCCTgtggatgctgctgttgctgctgatgtccCTGCTGCTGCAGCGTTGCCATCACTTGTCGCAGCATATCACCAAACTTGTTGGCCGCATCTTGTCCCACCGACTCGAGCAGCTTGAGATACCACTTGTATTGCTCTTCCTTCGAATTGAATGCCATCTCATAGATGCTCACATTTGGCGGCAGCAGCTCATGGGCTGCTGGGAAACGTACAGCATTGGGAGACGGCTGTTTGCCTGCCGAATACATGTAGGGTGCAGGCGGCGGCTGttgtggtgctgctgctgccttctcATAGTTATTGTAACCAGATCCAGCCCCATTATGCCGCAGATAAGGTGGTGGAGGTCCATTTTCCATGGGGCTCATCGGACCGTTGGGCACGCTGCCGCCACGTTGAATAGGCATCGGTGGCTGGCCATAAAGATGATGTTGTGGAGGCGGGGGCTGTTGAGGAGGTGGCGCCTGGCCATGGCTGTACAGCGTCTTCTTCGCTAGGTAGCCCAATTCGCTGGGATTACGTAGCAACtgtgcagcagctgttgcgtttgctgctgctggcggcaCACTGCCACCTCGAAGAGTCTATTGGGGACAAAAAAGGGTGTTTGATTAATATAAAGTTGTTTGGCTATTTATGTAATTAGAGATATAATTGATATCTATACGTGGATTAGGCTAGGCTACGCTGTTCAGTTTTAAAGGCCACTTAATCCAACATaaagttaaagaaattattgaaaaatataacaatcTTAACGATTCAGCTACAAATTTTTGGCACTAAgctaataataagaaaaaataattgtattacatttaaatactcCTTTAGTCAGCTATTTTAATAACTGCTTAACGAATTAGACAATTTTAAGTACTTAACCATTACCTTAACGTTTTTTTTCGTGGAAATTGAATGGATGTTTAAAGGTCTTGTCACTATTCTAATTCACATAACCTAACCATAAAAgaattgtaaacaatttatacTCACTGGTGGTGGTAAGGGTCCTGGACCACGGCCGGGGGCACCCGACTGCTGTGGCGGTGGCTGTTTGTTTGGCGGTAGGACGCTCCACGGATTTGTTTGCGGCGGCGGGCCCCACAAGCTGGCATTAGgattctgctgctgttgctgtgcctGTTGCGGCGTCACAGGTGGACGCCAGTGCTGCATGGCAGCGTACTGGCCATAAGGTGGTGGTGGCGGACCACCACCGCCCGGCTGAGCCTGCCGCAGATGTGGTGGTCCAGGTGGCGGTCCATTTGGTGGCGGACCGCGCATGCCCATGTGGCCGCGAAGATGCGGACCAGGTCCGCCCGGTCCTGGACCTGGTGAGGGGCCATTCGAGGTCTTGCCACCGCCGGCGGCAACGGCTGCCATCATTGCCATGTGGGTGGAGTACATGTGCGAGAATTGCTGGTTGGCTGCCATTGCGGCGGCCATTTGATTCATTTGATGCGCTGCCGCCGGGCCGGGACCAATGTTCGCGGATGCGGCGTAATGATTCGATTGGCTGCCAGGTGGCGCATGCGTCGGTGCATTGAGATATAAGGCAGCCTGCTCTCGCAAGTATGCCTCGGGTTGCAGGGCGCGTGGCACAAACTCGGGCGCCAGCGGATTGAGCACATAACCACGCTTCATCTCAACGCCATCGAGTTGGGAGCGCAAATTCGACCAGGTTAGTCCAAACAACGACTTGTGCTCATCGCAGATCTCAATGAAACGCTCCCAGACCTTGCGACAGCGGCCAATGGAGCAGAGAGCAACCGGATCACCGACGACAGCAACTAACGATTGGGCACGCGTAATCGCTGTGTTTAGCAGCTTAGAGTTGCTTAAGAAACCATAGTCGGTATCGGCATCTCCAATGCTGGCCGCGCTGGCCATAGCTCCTGCTCCTCCAACTCCCtgaccgccgccgccgctctGTGGCAAGCAGGTGCGACGTGTGCGCACGGTGGACAAAAATACAGCGCGAAATTGTTTGCCCTGCACGTTGAGCACTCGCTCCACGGAGATGCCGCCCATGCGACGCTTGCGCAGCTCGGAACGTATGCGAAACACCTGATCCGCATATGGTGTCATTATTCCAATGCTCGTGTCATTCAATTTTCCCCAGGCGCTGGGCCAACGTTTGCGCAGCTCCGACACCCGTTCGACGACCTCATAGACCTCGGCATTGTTGTAGAATGCCGTTGAATTCTTGTCCTGCACATCTTCGCCACGTGTCGTGAAGAACGTCAGCGGATAGAAGCGTTCGTGACGCGGCTGCTTGCCCGATGCCACCAACTTCTGCTCGTAGAACAGCTCCGAGGTAAAGCGTATGATGGCCTCATGGGCGCGATAATTCTCGCACAGCAGGATCTTGCATGGAAAGTTTGATGGATAGTGATCGTAGAGTCGTTCCAGCAACGAGATGTGTAACTTGCGCTCCTTGGCAAAGGCGGAGAATAGCTCGGGACTCATCTGCATGTGATCACCAGCCAGCACAATGCGCGTCGAGTCATTGGCCAGTGCAAGCGGCATTATTGCCTCGCATTCCATCGCCTGCGCTGCCTCGTCCAAGAAGATGTGTGTAAAGAGACCCTTGGGTAGCCCAAGCGTAGCCAACTCCATGCTGATGCTTAGGGTGACAACAATTATGCGATGCCGCATAATGTCCTCAATGCTGGGACGGCGAAAGTTGCCCACGCCATCGGTGATGCAATACTTTTGCACCACACTGTTGACGGTGGCGGACCAACGCTTGTGGTAGTAGACACGCAAAGGCGTTGCCTCCTCCAGACCCTCTTCAATCCACGGATGCAGGTACTCTTTAATGTAGAGATCTGCCGCCGAATTGGAATGCGTGCAGATGAGTATCTTGGCCTCTGGCTGTGCCAACAATTGCTTTATGGCCTGCGCCAATGTGTAAGTTTTGCCTGTGCCAAATGGACCAATGAGTAAAATCGGTGGCAACTTTATATTAAGAGCTGTGGTAATGGCATTGACTGCCTCACGCTGCTTGGCATTCAGCTTGGGTTCACAGGCATCGGCCCATTGCTTCTTGGGTGTCCAGGGTATGGATGGCTCCAGTTCGGTGGCTGGGAAAATCAAACGAAAATCGGTAATCTTGTCGACAGCATTGTGCCACTCGCAATAGGGCATGCGATTCAGCTGGAACTGTATGTCCACATCCAGTTCAGTGTCCGCTTGCAAGCCCATGGCTTCCACGCACTTAGACGACAGCTTCAGATAGATGACATTCTTGCCCTTGTCCTCAATGAGTGCCTCGTACACAGCGCGCTCTCCAGCTTTATCCGATTTTTCCGCTTTACTCGCGGCATCCTCGGGTGCCGAAATGTAAACGCTGCTGCAGTTGGAGAGAATCAAACGACCCGGCGACGTATCCTCCGAGATGTCTTTGCCCAAGCGCATCAATGCGAATAGTTCTCCAGCCAGCGAATACTTGGCTGTGCTTGTCGCCATGCCAGCCGGCGTTAAAATATAATTCGAAGCCACTGTCAGACGTGTACGAACATTATATCGTGCG
This is a stretch of genomic DNA from Drosophila albomicans strain 15112-1751.03 chromosome 3, ASM965048v2, whole genome shotgun sequence. It encodes these proteins:
- the LOC117567343 gene encoding probable helicase with zinc finger domain, whose amino-acid sequence is MAAEKEMQAHDMVRRRSWARAVALYDQILAATSSSSSAASGATTTTTVPPQQLQLQTQNGTSRAQKDQQIACLLGRCECLLELGRYESCLSDAYKVLTLLAEQTECLASVSRARRWLVHALFKLHKYPDAEHFLSKWISELSGQQIFSDISKTLERYKSIIQMIMNGHNKSQQSQTQKIPHARLEDEMAILDTKLDHWATNNLPLDKYSKLLSNKGLKKREQQQQQQQQQQQQQQNGSGSFSSSSSSSTGSSSTMSTSSICAKNTELLSAIKLTGGKHPPASELGPDATDQAAHSTTTTCSYCAINFQTRNELRQHCQTESHQKVIMSDEGRDWKWRPPPRGYTLDTYSVCETFVEAHTCHYGAQCVEAHGLDELNEWKERFEYRRMRVQKACEKELYGKSYTEQILEQWIQATAPERVMCERVADVEAKCEQQLVTSISSKTSTREWLFQLQTLRSLRAVALLQDAHRNHFAIKSIKLDNATTSTAEDVELKSDQEWVATGVANMPETSEEEQDANTTTAKNQLTHLITVEFHTEIYGTFRQSICFDVGQEPLLVRHLCVDVLPVSDAEKIEEIKRDIINSSATRWDVSNTQLTRFETTIGTHLKTEAYLSDLQHERELLERYPCPRAATFTLTQSTIVEKRLTQNNYRSRIHELLYVEEIARYEQIARYNVRTRLTVASNYILTPAGMATSTAKYSLAGELFALMRLGKDISEDTSPGRLILSNCSSVYISAPEDAASKAEKSDKAGERAVYEALIEDKGKNVIYLKLSSKCVEAMGLQADTELDVDIQFQLNRMPYCEWHNAVDKITDFRLIFPATELEPSIPWTPKKQWADACEPKLNAKQREAVNAITTALNIKLPPILLIGPFGTGKTYTLAQAIKQLLAQPEAKILICTHSNSAADLYIKEYLHPWIEEGLEEATPLRVYYHKRWSATVNSVVQKYCITDGVGNFRRPSIEDIMRHRIIVVTLSISMELATLGLPKGLFTHIFLDEAAQAMECEAIMPLALANDSTRIVLAGDHMQMSPELFSAFAKERKLHISLLERLYDHYPSNFPCKILLCENYRAHEAIIRFTSELFYEQKLVASGKQPRHERFYPLTFFTTRGEDVQDKNSTAFYNNAEVYEVVERVSELRKRWPSAWGKLNDTSIGIMTPYADQVFRIRSELRKRRMGGISVERVLNVQGKQFRAVFLSTVRTRRTCLPQSGGGGQGVGGAGAMASAASIGDADTDYGFLSNSKLLNTAITRAQSLVAVVGDPVALCSIGRCRKVWERFIEICDEHKSLFGLTWSNLRSQLDGVEMKRGYVLNPLAPEFVPRALQPEAYLREQAALYLNAPTHAPPGSQSNHYAASANIGPGPAAAHQMNQMAAAMAANQQFSHMYSTHMAMMAAVAAGGGKTSNGPSPGPGPGGPGPHLRGHMGMRGPPPNGPPPGPPHLRQAQPGGGGPPPPPYGQYAAMQHWRPPVTPQQAQQQQQNPNASLWGPPPQTNPWSVLPPNKQPPPQQSGAPGRGPGPLPPPTLRGGSVPPAAANATAAAQLLRNPSELGYLAKKTLYSHGQAPPPQQPPPPQHHLYGQPPMPIQRGGSVPNGPMSPMENGPPPPYLRHNGAGSGYNNYEKAAAAPQQPPPAPYMYSAGKQPSPNAVRFPAAHELLPPNVSIYEMAFNSKEEQYKWYLKLLESVGQDAANKFGDMLRQVMATLQQQGHQQQQQHPQGPKPQPPTAPGPQMLSNPHAVMGPQPQRPQYPMMYSTPAQAQNQQPVESSPPLDNFNQQIDLVFNSIMNGANDVAQPILRDVLGMVGITAATAGSGGIPLVNGMLNGSELQHQHQQQQQQQQQQQQQQQQQQQQQQQQQSRLFAMMQGQQQAQQSALPLAKHAPPSQGPPQPQNLYANHMGGPAPGVVHPSANSNSAGVPNFMGNANNALLNDKYSNFNNPNNGGQHNSNGLHNNASSVPLYRRQAMTGNGNNSYNNMPGLFAGLDTGTNLIEALFQANNVVGDHSNKSDHAHGLLYNNYNQLKGGHELDLFAVPPQTVQSATDAANHQQSSATTYAAVLSQGPQAAAAHQQQQQQQSTMNPARSLHASKSSQPTNDMLEKDPFAAIRELGQATTGFYNYFQ